In Castanea sativa cultivar Marrone di Chiusa Pesio chromosome 6, ASM4071231v1, a single window of DNA contains:
- the LOC142640237 gene encoding uncharacterized protein LOC142640237, whose product MAIILRFVDKEGFIKERFFHVVHVRDTTALTLKNEICVILSHYNLHIENIRGQGYDGANCMAHRLQLALVTASREVKDVHQFFDHLVNIINIFVGSSKRNDKLQHAQAEQVENMIASNEIETGRGANQIVINTISEEGANYKQRDDAKGAYQLRDDGWEPLLASVISFCEQHEIEIPDMNARYTKARGRYCHQDEDLTMDNNFRIGIFTIAIDFQLQELKSRFCELTTELVILSSALNPKDAFRLFKIVDICNLVKKYYPQDFTEQEQELLESLLQHYELHVIKHPDFQNMSTISELCRGLKISGKSKIYFLIDRLIRLVLTPPVSTATTEQAFSAMKLLKTRLRNRMEDELLTNNMIVYIETEIAGNFTIDMIMDEFYSMKNCRQT is encoded by the exons ATGGCCATCATTTTGAGGTTTGTTGATAAAGAAGGTTTCATTAAAGAGCGTTTCTTTCATGTTGTGCATGTTAGAGACACTACTGCATTAACTTTAAAGAATGAGATATGTGTTATCCTTTCTCATTACAACCTTCACATTGAAAATATTCGAGGTCAAGGATATGATGGGGCTA ATTGCATGGCTCATAGGTTGCAATTAGCTTTGGTTACAGCATCTAGAGAAGTAAAAGATGTTCATCAATTCTTTGATCATTTGgttaatattatcaatatttttgttggttcTAGTAAGCGTAATGACAAATTGCAACATGCTCAAGCAGAACAAGTTGAGAATATGATTGCTTCTAATGAAATTGAGACTGGAAGAGGTGCAAACCAGATTG TTATCAACACTATCTCTGAGGAAGGGGCTAACTATAAACAACGCGATGATGCCAAGGGAGCTTATCAG TTGAGAGATGATGGATGGGAGCCTTTACTTGCTAGTGTTATATCATTTTGTGAGCAACATGAAATTGAGATTCCTGATATGAATGCTCGTTACACTAAAGCTCGAGGTAGATATTGTCATCAAGATGAAGATTTAACAATGGACAATAATTTTAGAATTGGCATATTTACAATTGCAATAGACTTTCaattgcaagaattgaaaagtAGATTTTGTGAGCTAACAACGGAACTTGTCATTCTTAGTTCAGCTTTAAATCCCAAGGATGCTTTTAGATTATTCAAAATTGTTGATATATGCAATTTGGTTAAGAAATATTATCCTCAAGATTTCActgaacaagaacaagaactttTGGAGTCTCTATTACAACATTATGAGCTTCATGTGATAAAACATCCAGATTTTCAGAATATGAGTACAATTTCTGAGCTATGTAGGGGATTAAAAATTTCAGGAAAGtctaaaatctattttttgatTGATAGACTTATTCGTCTTGTGTTGACCCCTCCAGTTTCTACAGCAACTACAGAACAAGCTTTCTCAGCtatgaaattgttaaaaacaaGACTTCGCAATAGAATGGAGGATGAGCTTTTGACAAATAATATGATAGTTTATATAGAGACGGAAATTGCAGGGAATTTCACTATAGATATGATAATGGATGAATTTTATTCCATGAAAAATTGTCGTCAGACATGA